One genomic window of Clostridioides sp. ES-S-0054-01 includes the following:
- a CDS encoding bifunctional diguanylate cyclase/phosphodiesterase encodes MDIINLIDELDEIVYVSSLDTYELLYINKIGKKIMGLDDISHRKCYEALQGKDTPCEFCTNSILKEDEYYIWENTNIRTNRHFILKDKLIKWEGKYARLEIALDITEKENVSKSIAEKLEIKELLVGCIKHLITESNFYDAVNIVLSNIGKFHKADRAYVFEVSEDRKKITNTYEWCDEGIDEQKQSLINLDIKELKNWFLLFEQKGSVIIDNIENIKEIYPIEYEILKPQKIKSLMASSLKQDDKIIGFIGVDNPHKAVRDTSLLTSLSYFLLTEMEKRKVENKLNYMSYYDLLTGAYNRNRYIKYIDNFQKCKVKSIGVVFIDINGLKDINDNFGHANGDSTIMSACVRIKKYFHSHNVYRIGGDEFVVLCEDIPKQLFEELVVWLSEEFKDNMLYGAAVGSVWSEDDIDIEKLIKVADERMYQDKKRYYNKTKLRNNEIDVISDLTDLKSNILFKHGDLDNKVYFDDLMIEGYSNDYKKLAYNTYDVILSICMDTNLITPIYQSESNIFSFPIKENLEKTFSYIKKYLIHPDDIVLFDGNRFLKSIDSLNNEQDDLELTFEYRRLGIDKKYYWALIYILKISSKNKFGDKQTHILVAIKNIDYLMQIHKNQKDTLTGLYNYESFCEQTSLLLKRNPDKRYTIIMMDIDKFKVINDIYGIRGGDRALIYIAELIQKNIGSNGICCRMYADVFCIFYESYSDRDVHKVIYKITNTLNMKKFECMLVPCFGIYKILDNHIPVTNACEMAGYAHKKVKKQSINHYMFYDDTIRNDALEEKQMEREMEYALEDGQFHVYLQPKYNLNTNKIVGAEALVRWVHPEKGIMPPIKFISLFEKNGFIIRLDMYVWEQVCSLIRKWIDLGEEPVPISVNVSRLHLHNPHFRDIVLNLINKYNIPKSFLELELTESLFIKDIKLFTKVIADLRMDGIVLNMDDFGSAYSSLNMLKNINIDTLKIDCGFFNEEGITEREKIVLKHTIAMAKDLDMDVVAEGVETKEQAEFLVSLDCVVIQGYYYCKPIPSDDFENLLYAGK; translated from the coding sequence ATGGATATAATAAATTTAATAGATGAGTTGGATGAAATTGTATATGTTTCTTCTTTGGATACGTATGAGCTTTTATATATTAATAAAATTGGGAAAAAGATAATGGGTCTTGATGATATCTCTCATAGAAAATGCTATGAAGCATTACAAGGGAAAGATACTCCTTGTGAATTTTGTACGAATTCTATTTTAAAAGAAGATGAATATTACATATGGGAAAATACAAATATTCGGACAAATAGACATTTTATATTAAAAGACAAGTTAATTAAGTGGGAAGGAAAATATGCACGATTAGAAATAGCTCTTGATATTACAGAAAAAGAAAATGTAAGTAAATCAATAGCAGAGAAATTAGAGATAAAGGAGTTATTAGTTGGATGTATTAAACATCTTATAACAGAATCTAATTTTTATGATGCTGTAAATATTGTATTAAGCAATATTGGTAAATTTCATAAAGCTGATAGAGCATATGTTTTTGAAGTATCAGAAGATAGAAAAAAAATAACTAATACATATGAATGGTGTGATGAAGGTATTGATGAACAAAAACAGTCACTAATAAATCTTGATATTAAAGAATTAAAAAATTGGTTTTTATTGTTTGAGCAAAAAGGTTCTGTGATAATTGACAATATAGAAAATATAAAGGAAATATACCCAATAGAATATGAAATTTTAAAACCTCAAAAAATTAAAAGTTTAATGGCATCTTCATTAAAACAAGATGATAAAATAATAGGATTTATTGGAGTTGATAATCCACATAAGGCTGTTAGAGACACCTCTCTTTTGACATCCCTATCTTATTTTTTATTAACTGAGATGGAAAAGAGGAAAGTAGAAAATAAATTAAATTATATGAGTTACTATGACTTATTGACTGGTGCATATAATAGAAATAGATATATTAAGTATATAGATAATTTTCAAAAATGCAAAGTTAAATCTATAGGAGTTGTATTTATAGATATAAATGGATTAAAAGACATTAATGATAACTTTGGACATGCTAATGGGGATTCTACTATTATGTCAGCCTGTGTAAGAATAAAAAAATACTTTCATTCTCATAATGTTTACCGTATTGGAGGAGATGAGTTTGTTGTATTATGTGAAGATATCCCAAAACAACTATTTGAAGAATTAGTAGTTTGGTTAAGTGAAGAATTTAAAGATAACATGTTATATGGTGCAGCAGTAGGAAGCGTTTGGAGTGAAGATGATATTGATATAGAGAAATTGATTAAAGTTGCAGATGAGAGAATGTACCAAGATAAGAAAAGATACTATAATAAGACCAAACTTAGAAATAATGAAATAGATGTAATTAGTGATTTAACTGATTTGAAGAGTAATATTTTGTTTAAACATGGAGATTTAGATAATAAGGTGTATTTTGACGATTTAATGATAGAAGGATATTCTAATGATTATAAAAAACTAGCTTATAATACATATGATGTAATTTTGTCTATTTGTATGGATACAAATTTAATTACCCCAATTTATCAATCAGAGAGTAATATTTTTAGTTTTCCTATAAAGGAGAATCTTGAGAAAACTTTCTCATATATTAAAAAATATTTAATTCATCCTGATGATATAGTATTATTTGATGGTAACAGATTTTTGAAATCTATTGATAGTCTTAATAATGAACAAGACGATTTAGAACTAACTTTTGAGTATAGACGTTTGGGAATAGATAAAAAGTATTATTGGGCATTAATTTATATACTAAAAATTAGCAGTAAAAATAAGTTTGGTGATAAACAGACACATATTTTAGTTGCTATTAAAAATATAGATTATCTTATGCAAATACATAAAAACCAAAAGGATACATTAACAGGATTATACAATTATGAAAGTTTTTGCGAACAAACAAGTTTATTGCTTAAAAGGAATCCTGACAAACGCTATACTATTATAATGATGGATATAGATAAGTTCAAGGTGATTAATGATATTTATGGCATTAGAGGAGGAGATAGAGCTTTAATATATATTGCAGAATTGATTCAAAAAAACATTGGTTCTAATGGTATATGTTGTCGTATGTATGCAGACGTATTTTGCATTTTTTATGAAAGTTATTCTGATAGAGATGTTCATAAAGTAATTTATAAGATTACAAATACCTTGAATATGAAAAAGTTTGAATGTATGTTAGTACCATGTTTTGGGATTTATAAAATTTTAGATAACCATATTCCAGTTACAAATGCGTGTGAAATGGCAGGGTATGCTCACAAAAAAGTAAAGAAACAGAGCATCAACCATTATATGTTTTATGATGATACTATAAGAAATGATGCTCTTGAAGAAAAGCAGATGGAAAGAGAAATGGAATATGCACTTGAAGATGGGCAATTTCATGTATATTTACAACCTAAGTATAATCTCAATACAAATAAAATTGTTGGTGCGGAGGCACTAGTTAGATGGGTTCACCCAGAAAAAGGTATAATGCCTCCAATTAAATTTATTTCACTATTTGAGAAGAATGGGTTTATTATCAGATTAGATATGTATGTATGGGAACAAGTATGTTCTTTGATTAGAAAATGGATAGATTTGGGTGAGGAACCAGTTCCTATCTCTGTAAATGTATCAAGATTACATTTGCATAATCCACACTTTAGAGATATTGTTTTAAATTTAATAAATAAGTATAATATACCAAAATCCTTTTTAGAATTAGAGCTTACGGAAAGTTTATTTATTAAAGATATAAAGTTATTTACTAAGGTAATAGCTGACCTTAGAATGGATGGTATTGTTTTAAATATGGATGACTTTGGTTCAGCATATTCTTCATTAAATATGTTAAAAAATATTAATATTGATACATTAAAGATAGATTGTGGTTTTTTTAATGAAGAAGGAATTACAGAGAGAGAAAAAATAGTTTTAAAGCACACTATAGCCATGGCAA
- a CDS encoding DUF4118 domain-containing protein, whose amino-acid sequence MKKERLQHEDLKEYDYDEDGYLSKNIIIKDFIKTILVMMIATGISVVFEKVGFNESNIILVYILGVLFATSITYGYFFGILSSVIGVLSFNFFFTHPLYTFLAYRKDYPITFCIMLMAAIITSTLTSRIKREVRLSHKREKMIRLLYENNKTLLKAKNKNQIIEFCGSNLVNILNRTVIVTIADDNNNLGKPSIYICNNDGSENIFHSVLEKEAIKEAFRTGNPVGIGTKYCKNSSAYYFPIKGQESNVLGVIGIACFKIDIITENEKILLEAVSTQVALAIDRENLFEKNKKANLEAERERLRGNLLRSISHDLRTPLTSILGSSSTILENDDVIDKETRVELLKNIYEDTSWLTHSVENILSMTRIDEGKLDIEKRPEVVDEIIAESILRVKKFANSRDIQTNIPDEIIIVHVDVLLIEQVLVNLIDNAIRHTPKNSKIELTVKKESKQVLFEVADNGKGIPNGDIGNIFNRFYTKNKYRNLERRGIGLGLEICKSIVEAHGGEIVAFNNPSGGATFRFSIPIYEKEAKDRWK is encoded by the coding sequence ATGAAAAAGGAACGACTACAACATGAAGACTTAAAAGAGTACGATTATGATGAAGATGGCTATCTCAGTAAAAATATAATTATTAAGGACTTTATAAAAACTATATTAGTTATGATGATTGCTACTGGAATATCAGTAGTTTTTGAAAAAGTAGGTTTTAATGAATCTAATATTATACTAGTATACATATTAGGTGTACTATTTGCTACAAGTATAACATATGGATATTTTTTTGGAATACTTTCTTCAGTAATAGGAGTTCTATCATTTAATTTTTTCTTTACACATCCATTATATACTTTTTTAGCTTATAGAAAAGATTATCCTATAACTTTTTGTATTATGCTGATGGCAGCAATTATAACAAGTACTTTAACTTCTAGGATAAAAAGAGAAGTAAGACTTTCTCATAAAAGAGAAAAAATGATAAGATTACTTTATGAGAATAACAAAACGTTGCTTAAAGCAAAAAATAAAAATCAAATTATTGAATTCTGTGGGTCTAATTTAGTGAATATATTAAATAGAACTGTTATAGTGACTATTGCAGATGATAACAATAATCTAGGTAAGCCAAGTATTTATATTTGTAACAATGATGGAAGCGAGAATATATTCCATTCAGTATTAGAAAAGGAAGCTATAAAAGAAGCTTTTAGGACAGGTAATCCAGTTGGAATTGGGACAAAATATTGTAAAAATAGCAGTGCATATTATTTTCCTATAAAAGGTCAAGAATCAAATGTTCTTGGTGTTATAGGTATTGCATGTTTTAAAATAGATATTATTACAGAAAATGAAAAGATACTGTTAGAAGCAGTTTCAACACAGGTTGCGTTGGCAATTGATAGAGAAAATTTATTTGAAAAGAATAAAAAAGCAAATCTCGAGGCAGAGAGGGAACGATTAAGAGGAAACTTACTTAGGTCAATTTCTCATGATTTAAGAACTCCACTTACAAGTATATTGGGTTCATCTTCAACCATACTTGAAAATGATGATGTGATAGATAAAGAAACTAGAGTAGAATTATTGAAAAATATATATGAAGATACGAGTTGGTTAACTCATTCTGTTGAGAATATACTTAGTATGACCAGAATAGATGAAGGAAAATTGGATATTGAAAAACGACCAGAGGTTGTTGATGAAATAATAGCTGAATCCATATTAAGAGTCAAAAAGTTTGCCAATAGTAGAGATATACAAACCAATATTCCAGATGAGATAATAATAGTTCATGTGGATGTATTATTAATAGAGCAAGTTTTAGTAAACTTAATTGATAATGCTATAAGGCATACACCTAAGAATTCTAAAATAGAACTAACTGTAAAAAAAGAATCAAAGCAAGTACTATTTGAAGTTGCAGATAATGGAAAAGGAATACCAAATGGAGATATCGGGAATATTTTTAATAGATTTTATACTAAGAATAAGTATAGAAATCTTGAAAGAAGAGGTATTGGTCTTGGATTAGAGATATGTAAATCTATAGTAGAAGCTCATGGTGGAGAAATTGTCGCCTTTAATAATCCTTCTGGAGGAGCTACGTTTAGATTTAGTATACCTATATATGAGAAGGAGGCGAAAGACAGGTGGAAATAA
- a CDS encoding response regulator transcription factor: MEIKPLVLIVEDDKPICKFIKVSLETQNYRCVETDNGGTAISLIHSLDPDLIILDLGLPDIDGIEVIGRVRACAKTNKIIVVSAREHERDKVEALDGGADDYLTKPFSVTELLARIRVALRNKVQQDNINNDAPKSFEVKNLKIDYENHIVSINDEEIHLTPIEYKIIELMSKYSGRVLTHKFIIDKVWGNYYESENQSLRVFMASIRRKIEKNPAQPEYILTEVGVGYRMVDE; the protein is encoded by the coding sequence GTGGAAATAAAGCCATTAGTTCTAATTGTAGAAGATGACAAACCAATTTGTAAATTTATAAAAGTATCTCTTGAAACTCAGAATTATAGGTGTGTAGAGACGGATAATGGAGGAACGGCTATATCGCTTATACATTCTCTTGACCCAGATTTAATAATTTTGGATTTAGGGCTACCAGATATTGATGGAATTGAGGTAATAGGACGAGTTAGAGCGTGTGCCAAAACTAATAAAATAATTGTTGTTTCAGCAAGGGAGCATGAGAGGGATAAGGTTGAGGCTTTAGATGGAGGAGCAGACGATTATTTGACTAAACCTTTTAGTGTAACAGAGCTTTTAGCTAGGATACGTGTAGCACTTAGAAATAAAGTTCAACAAGACAATATAAACAATGATGCTCCAAAGTCCTTTGAGGTAAAAAATCTAAAGATAGATTATGAAAATCATATTGTGTCAATTAATGATGAAGAAATACATTTAACTCCAATTGAATATAAGATTATTGAGTTAATGTCTAAATACTCTGGAAGAGTCTTAACTCATAAATTCATAATAGATAAAGTTTGGGGAAATTACTATGAAAGTGAAAACCAGTCGCTTAGAGTTTTTATGGCAAGTATAAGAAGAAAAATTGAAAAGAATCCTGCTCAGCCAGAATATATTTTGACTGAGGTTGGAGTAGGTTATCGTATGGTAGATGAGTAG